Proteins encoded by one window of Massilia sp. NR 4-1:
- the bioA gene encoding adenosylmethionine--8-amino-7-oxononanoate transaminase, translating to MEANRQTDWVARSLRSVWHPCTQMQHHESTPLIPVSHGRGAWLYDHQGKRYLDAISSWWVNLFGHANPRINAALREQLDMLEHAMLAGFTHEPVIQLSERLSDLTNNTLGHAFYASDGASAVEIALKMSFHAWRNGGKGEKQEFLCLKGSYHGETIGALAVTDVALFKDAYGPLLRAAQTVMSPDARQAEPGETAQDVARRAAADVERAFQQAEGRIAAIIIEPLVQCATGFAMHDPLYLQLVRALCDRYQVHMILDEIAVGCGRTGTFFACEQAGIWPDFLCLSKGISGGYLPLSIVLSREEIYQAFYSEDVTRGFLHSHSYTGNPLACRAALATLDIFAEDHVLEANKTRAARITAALAPLAEHERTEHFRQRGMIWAFDAIDAAPGFSRRFFANATQQELLLRPIGSTVYLMPPYILNDEEIGILAQRTLAVFEQSLAG from the coding sequence TACGACCACCAGGGCAAGCGCTATCTGGATGCAATCAGCTCCTGGTGGGTGAATCTGTTCGGCCACGCCAATCCGCGCATCAACGCGGCGCTGCGCGAGCAGCTGGACATGCTGGAGCACGCCATGCTGGCCGGCTTCACCCATGAACCGGTGATCCAGCTGTCGGAACGCCTGTCGGACCTGACCAACAATACCCTGGGCCATGCCTTCTACGCCTCGGATGGCGCTTCCGCCGTCGAGATCGCGCTGAAGATGAGCTTCCACGCCTGGCGCAATGGCGGCAAAGGCGAGAAGCAGGAATTCCTCTGCCTCAAGGGCAGCTATCACGGCGAAACCATCGGCGCCCTGGCCGTGACCGATGTCGCCCTGTTCAAGGACGCCTACGGCCCGCTGCTGCGCGCCGCGCAGACCGTGATGTCGCCCGATGCGCGCCAGGCCGAACCGGGCGAAACCGCGCAGGACGTGGCACGCCGCGCCGCCGCCGACGTGGAGCGCGCCTTCCAGCAGGCCGAGGGCCGCATCGCCGCCATCATCATCGAGCCGCTGGTGCAGTGCGCCACCGGCTTTGCCATGCACGATCCCCTGTATCTGCAACTGGTGCGCGCGCTGTGCGACCGCTACCAGGTGCATATGATCCTGGACGAAATCGCTGTCGGCTGCGGCCGCACCGGCACCTTCTTCGCCTGCGAGCAGGCCGGCATCTGGCCGGACTTCCTGTGCCTGTCGAAAGGCATCAGCGGCGGCTACCTGCCGCTCTCCATCGTGCTCTCGCGCGAAGAGATTTACCAGGCTTTCTACAGCGAAGACGTGACGCGCGGCTTCCTGCATTCGCATTCCTACACCGGCAATCCGCTGGCCTGCCGCGCCGCGCTGGCCACGCTCGACATCTTCGCCGAAGACCATGTGCTGGAAGCGAACAAGACGCGCGCCGCCCGCATCACCGCGGCGCTGGCGCCGCTGGCCGAGCATGAACGCACCGAGCATTTCCGCCAGCGCGGCATGATCTGGGCCTTCGACGCCATCGATGCGGCGCCGGGCTTTTCGCGCCGCTTCTTCGCCAACGCCACGCAGCAGGAGCTGCTGCTGCGCCCCATCGGTTCCACCGTCTACCTGATGCCGCCATATATCCTCAACGACGAGGAAATCGGCATCCTGGCCCAGCGCACGCTGGCCGTGTTCGAACAAAGCCTGGCGGGATGA